The following proteins come from a genomic window of Flavobacterium crocinum:
- a CDS encoding FAD-binding and (Fe-S)-binding domain-containing protein produces the protein MSNQELQQLSESLEGTLLYDDLHKTLYSTDASVYRIRPNAVALPKTTADISKLIRFASKHNISVTPRTAGTSLAGQAVGDGLVIDVSKHFTKILGYDEAKKTVTVQPGVIRDELNLFLKPYNVFFAPITSTSNRAMIGGMVGNNSSGTTSIRYGVTRDKIVEVKTILSDGTEVAFGELTSAEFMEKTKGDTLENKIYKSVYDELSIKENQEEIIREFPKPEIHRRNTGYAVDILLKSELFGGTESTVNLGKLLCGSEGTLAFTTEVTLKVDDLPPAHNIMVVAHYHTIQESLESVVVAMKHHLYTCEMIDDTILDCTKTNREHIKNRFFLVGEPKAIMLFEVASHNLEDAENQANALIADLDKHNFGYASVKIYGPDIDKANELRKAGLGLLGSIVGDDKAADSIEDTAVELSDLPAYIAEFSAMMLSHGQEAIYYAHAGAGELHLRPVLNLKKTSDLKLFRTIATDVAHLVKKYRGSLSGEHGDGIVRGEFIPFMIGDKNYELLKRLKLAFDPNSVLNIGKIVNALKMDENHRVISGRVEPDIKTFQDFSDSLGILRAAEKCNGSGDCRKMPSAGGAMCPSYRATRNEKETTRARANALREYLTYSEKENKFDQKELYEVFELCVSCKACASECPSNVDVATLKAEFLYQYQKANGFSTRSKIFANNAKLNKMGSLFPSITNFISNQSLVKKSMGIAPERQVPLLAKKTFRKWYQNHKPTATDFPNGRLYLFVDEFTNYYDVNIGIDAFELLTKLGYQVLVVDHEESGRTYLSKGFLEEAKKIANHNVNVFKDLVLANAPLIGIEPSAILTFRDEYLRLADDKEAAEKLSRNAFTIEEFFKKEIIDGKITPDSFSDETKEIKIHGHCHQKSLSSVEATFAMLNLPKNNTVTIYNSGCCGMAGSFGYEKEHYKVSMQMGEDTLFPKVRNTAENVKIAAAGTSCRHQIYDGTKREAQHPVSILRSCLKY, from the coding sequence ATGTCAAACCAAGAGTTACAGCAGTTATCCGAATCATTAGAAGGAACACTTTTATATGATGATCTTCATAAAACACTTTATTCTACCGATGCATCGGTATACAGAATTAGGCCAAATGCTGTGGCACTGCCAAAAACTACGGCAGACATCAGTAAGTTAATTCGCTTTGCGTCGAAACACAATATTTCTGTTACGCCCAGAACAGCCGGAACTTCATTGGCAGGTCAGGCGGTTGGAGACGGATTGGTAATAGATGTTTCGAAACATTTCACTAAAATACTTGGATATGACGAAGCAAAGAAAACCGTTACGGTGCAGCCAGGAGTAATTCGTGATGAACTGAATTTATTCTTAAAACCTTATAATGTATTTTTTGCTCCAATCACTTCGACTTCAAACCGAGCGATGATTGGCGGAATGGTGGGAAATAATTCTTCAGGAACCACTTCGATTCGTTACGGCGTAACGCGTGATAAAATTGTTGAGGTAAAAACGATTTTGAGTGACGGAACAGAAGTAGCTTTTGGCGAACTGACTTCTGCTGAATTTATGGAGAAGACAAAAGGAGATACTTTAGAAAATAAAATCTACAAAAGCGTTTACGACGAACTTTCGATAAAGGAAAATCAGGAAGAAATTATAAGAGAATTTCCAAAACCGGAAATCCATAGAAGAAATACAGGTTATGCCGTTGATATTCTTTTAAAATCAGAATTATTTGGCGGAACTGAATCAACAGTAAACTTAGGAAAACTACTTTGCGGAAGCGAAGGAACTTTGGCTTTTACAACCGAAGTTACTTTAAAAGTAGATGATTTGCCGCCGGCTCATAATATTATGGTTGTGGCACATTATCATACCATTCAGGAATCTTTAGAATCTGTTGTGGTGGCAATGAAACATCATTTGTACACTTGTGAAATGATCGACGACACGATTTTGGATTGTACTAAAACAAATCGGGAACACATTAAAAACCGTTTCTTTTTAGTTGGAGAACCAAAAGCAATTATGTTGTTTGAAGTTGCCTCGCACAATTTAGAAGATGCAGAAAATCAAGCGAATGCGTTAATTGCAGATTTAGATAAACACAATTTTGGTTATGCCAGCGTTAAAATTTACGGGCCAGATATTGATAAAGCCAACGAACTTAGAAAGGCCGGATTAGGTCTTTTAGGAAGTATTGTAGGCGACGATAAAGCAGCCGATTCTATCGAAGATACAGCGGTAGAATTAAGTGATTTACCAGCATATATTGCTGAATTTTCAGCCATGATGTTAAGCCACGGACAAGAAGCAATTTATTATGCACATGCCGGTGCAGGAGAATTACACCTTCGTCCGGTTTTGAACTTAAAGAAAACATCTGACTTAAAATTATTCAGAACCATTGCAACGGATGTGGCACATTTGGTTAAAAAATATAGAGGTTCGTTAAGTGGTGAACACGGAGACGGAATCGTACGCGGTGAGTTTATTCCGTTTATGATTGGGGATAAAAACTATGAATTGCTAAAGAGACTTAAATTAGCTTTTGATCCAAACTCAGTTTTAAATATTGGAAAGATTGTCAATGCCCTGAAAATGGACGAAAACCATCGTGTTATTTCGGGAAGGGTAGAACCAGATATTAAAACGTTTCAGGATTTCTCAGACAGTTTAGGAATTTTGCGTGCAGCTGAAAAATGCAACGGTTCTGGCGATTGCCGAAAAATGCCATCAGCAGGAGGAGCGATGTGTCCTAGTTATCGAGCAACCAGAAATGAGAAAGAAACCACTCGCGCACGTGCAAACGCTTTAAGAGAATATTTGACGTATTCTGAAAAAGAAAACAAATTTGACCAGAAAGAATTATACGAAGTTTTTGAGTTGTGTGTAAGCTGTAAAGCCTGCGCCAGCGAATGCCCAAGTAACGTAGACGTTGCGACTTTAAAAGCCGAATTTTTATACCAATATCAAAAAGCAAACGGATTCTCAACTCGAAGTAAAATCTTTGCCAACAATGCCAAACTGAATAAAATGGGAAGTTTGTTCCCGTCAATTACGAATTTTATTTCGAATCAGTCATTGGTTAAAAAATCAATGGGAATTGCTCCTGAAAGACAGGTTCCGCTTTTAGCGAAAAAGACTTTTAGAAAATGGTATCAAAATCATAAGCCAACAGCAACAGATTTTCCAAATGGAAGATTGTATCTGTTTGTAGATGAATTCACGAATTATTACGATGTTAATATCGGGATTGATGCTTTCGAATTATTAACCAAATTAGGTTATCAGGTTTTGGTTGTAGATCATGAAGAAAGTGGCAGAACGTATCTGTCAAAAGGTTTTTTAGAAGAAGCGAAGAAAATCGCCAATCATAATGTAAATGTGTTTAAAGATTTGGTTTTAGCCAATGCGCCTTTAATTGGAATTGAACCTTCGGCTATTTTGACTTTCAGAGACGAATATCTCCGTTTGGCCGATGATAAAGAAGCTGCGGAAAAACTATCTCGAAATGCATTCACAATCGAAGAATTCTTCAAAAAAGAAATCATAGACGGAAAAATAACTCCTGATTCATTTTCAGACGAAACTAAAGAAATTAAAATTCACGGACATTGCCATCAAAAATCTCTAAGTTCTGTTGAAGCTACTTTTGCCATGCTGAATTTGCCTAAAAATAATACAGTTACTATTTACAATTCAGGTTGCTGCGGAATGGCAGGTTCATTTGGATACGAAAAAGAGCACTACAAAGTGAGTATGCAGATGGGAGAAGATACTTTATTCCCAAAAGTACGTAACACCGCCGAAAATGTAAAAATTGCGGCTGCAGGAACAAGTTGTCGTCATCAAATTTATGACGGGACAAAACGTGAAGCACAGCATCCGGTTAGTATTTTGAGAAGCTGTCTAAAATATTAG
- a CDS encoding Gfo/Idh/MocA family protein: protein MEKISRRSFVNKFGLGVGASVAMTTLPSFITETEKTHVPYAGKKLNIALCGLGNYASLLAEGLQVSEYCQLAGIVTGTPSKAEAWKKKYNIPEKNIYNYENFDAIAKNKDIDMVYVVTPNALHKEFTVRAAKAGKHVIVEKPMAITAEDCEEMIKACNDNNVQLAMGYRLHYEPNHLEIKRLGQEKVLGQVRYIETGLGYSTYDVHDINKPVDLNARNQWRLTKKWAGGGCLINLGIYCIQVSRYVLGEEPIAVTAQFGNINNKNRFSQVEENITWQMEFPSGAVANCSSSYGFGIDRFYAAADEGFFEMSPAVSYGPFIGKRSDGKPFNFPVINQQQTQMDEICKVILANKKLPNHITGEEGIKDVRIINAIYKAAETGKKIIL from the coding sequence ATGGAAAAAATCTCAAGACGTTCTTTTGTAAATAAATTTGGACTTGGTGTTGGAGCTTCGGTAGCAATGACTACGCTTCCTTCTTTTATAACCGAAACAGAAAAAACTCATGTGCCTTACGCCGGAAAAAAATTAAATATTGCTTTATGCGGTTTAGGAAACTATGCTTCATTATTAGCTGAAGGTCTACAGGTTTCTGAATACTGTCAACTTGCGGGAATTGTTACCGGAACACCTTCTAAAGCCGAAGCATGGAAGAAAAAATATAACATCCCTGAAAAGAATATATACAATTACGAAAACTTCGATGCAATTGCCAAAAACAAAGATATTGACATGGTTTATGTTGTCACTCCAAATGCATTGCACAAAGAATTTACTGTTCGCGCTGCAAAAGCAGGAAAACATGTTATCGTAGAAAAACCAATGGCGATTACTGCTGAAGATTGCGAAGAAATGATAAAAGCCTGTAACGATAATAACGTGCAATTGGCAATGGGTTATCGTTTGCATTATGAACCAAATCATCTAGAAATAAAACGTCTGGGACAAGAAAAAGTTTTAGGACAGGTTCGTTATATTGAAACTGGTTTAGGTTATAGTACTTATGATGTTCATGACATAAATAAACCAGTCGATTTAAATGCCCGCAACCAATGGAGACTGACTAAAAAATGGGCCGGAGGCGGTTGTTTGATTAATTTAGGAATTTATTGCATTCAGGTTTCGCGTTATGTTTTAGGCGAAGAACCAATTGCTGTTACCGCACAATTTGGAAATATAAACAACAAAAACAGGTTTTCTCAGGTTGAAGAAAATATTACCTGGCAAATGGAATTTCCAAGTGGTGCTGTTGCGAATTGTAGTAGTTCTTACGGTTTTGGCATTGATAGATTTTACGCTGCTGCAGATGAAGGTTTCTTTGAAATGAGTCCCGCTGTCAGTTATGGTCCTTTTATAGGCAAAAGATCGGATGGGAAACCATTTAATTTCCCGGTTATCAATCAGCAGCAAACCCAAATGGATGAGATTTGTAAAGTGATTTTAGCCAATAAAAAACTTCCCAATCATATTACTGGCGAAGAAGGAATTAAAGATGTTAGAATTATTAATGCTATTTATAAAGCGGCTGAAACTGGTAAGAAAATTATACTTTGA
- a CDS encoding amino acid permease, with protein sequence MTFSSLFRKKTVQDILKQVAQNETDGHNALGKHLTTRDLTAFGIAAIVGAGIFSTIGKASADGGPAVIFLFLFTALACSFAAFAYAEFASMVPVSGSAYTYSYVAFGELIAWIIGWALIMEYAVGNITVAISWSDYFTGLLQSGGIHLPQWIQMDYLTASNGFKDAEALMRGGKSFENLSTALQQAHTAWTTAPTIGSFHFVTDLPALFIIILITALVYRGMKESRNASNLMVVVKLCVVLLVIAVGIFYVDTANWNPFAPNGVGGVLKGVSAVFFAYIGFDAISTTAEECKNPQRDLPRGMMWAIIICTILYIAIALVLTGMVKYHELNVGDPLAFVFDKLDLKWMSGIIAVSAVVAMASVLLVFQMGQPRIWMSMSRDGLLPKKFSTVHPKFKTPSFATIVTGFVVAVPALFLNLTMVTDLCSIGTLFAFVLVCAGVLVLQNKPEIPRGKFKTPYVNSKFILPVLMIAGLYYAFAFNNKATMAFINNEPQIYDATSIVTSLDKSESEKVFKYLESIEVNNKTAETSDLEHLLGQYQDDEAKYAEVVKGLPIADNAKYESGFSLFKHKIPMWIFLFVLVGLAVWAFRKNLSLIPLLGLICCLYMMAELSVWNWIYFTVWLIVGLLIYFGYSRKNSKLNTENIV encoded by the coding sequence ATGACATTTTCAAGTTTATTCCGAAAGAAAACAGTACAGGATATTCTGAAGCAGGTTGCACAGAACGAAACAGACGGTCATAATGCATTAGGAAAACATTTGACTACAAGGGATTTAACAGCTTTCGGAATAGCAGCTATTGTTGGAGCAGGAATTTTTAGTACAATTGGAAAAGCCAGTGCAGACGGTGGGCCAGCGGTAATCTTTTTATTCTTATTTACCGCTTTAGCATGTAGTTTTGCCGCTTTCGCTTATGCTGAGTTTGCATCTATGGTACCAGTTTCAGGAAGTGCTTATACGTATTCTTATGTAGCTTTTGGAGAATTAATTGCATGGATTATTGGCTGGGCATTAATTATGGAATATGCCGTCGGAAATATAACCGTTGCCATATCGTGGAGTGATTATTTTACTGGACTGCTCCAGAGTGGCGGAATCCATTTACCACAATGGATTCAGATGGATTATCTAACAGCTTCAAACGGATTTAAAGATGCCGAAGCTTTAATGCGAGGCGGAAAATCGTTTGAAAATTTAAGTACAGCTTTACAACAGGCACATACAGCCTGGACAACAGCTCCAACAATTGGATCTTTCCATTTTGTAACCGATTTGCCGGCGTTGTTTATTATTATCCTAATTACTGCTTTGGTTTACAGAGGAATGAAAGAATCTCGTAATGCGAGTAATTTAATGGTTGTGGTAAAACTTTGTGTGGTACTTTTAGTAATTGCAGTTGGAATATTTTATGTAGATACAGCAAACTGGAATCCTTTTGCGCCAAATGGAGTAGGAGGCGTTTTAAAAGGAGTTTCTGCAGTTTTCTTTGCTTATATTGGTTTTGATGCGATTTCAACAACTGCTGAAGAATGTAAAAATCCGCAGAGAGATTTACCACGCGGTATGATGTGGGCAATTATTATCTGTACTATTTTGTACATTGCTATTGCCTTAGTTTTAACCGGAATGGTAAAATATCACGAATTAAATGTCGGAGATCCTTTGGCATTTGTTTTTGATAAATTGGATTTAAAATGGATGTCAGGAATTATTGCGGTAAGTGCGGTAGTAGCAATGGCAAGTGTTTTATTGGTTTTTCAAATGGGACAGCCTCGTATTTGGATGAGTATGAGTCGTGATGGTTTATTGCCAAAGAAATTCTCTACTGTTCACCCAAAATTCAAAACGCCCTCTTTTGCTACAATTGTAACCGGTTTTGTAGTGGCAGTTCCAGCATTATTCTTAAACTTAACAATGGTAACGGATTTATGCAGTATCGGAACTTTATTTGCCTTTGTTTTGGTTTGTGCAGGAGTTTTGGTGTTACAAAACAAACCTGAAATTCCGAGAGGAAAATTCAAAACGCCTTATGTCAATTCAAAATTCATTTTGCCGGTATTAATGATTGCAGGCTTGTATTATGCTTTTGCTTTCAACAATAAAGCGACAATGGCATTTATCAATAACGAACCACAGATTTACGATGCGACTTCGATTGTAACTTCTTTAGATAAATCAGAATCGGAGAAAGTTTTTAAATATTTAGAAAGCATCGAAGTAAACAATAAAACAGCTGAAACATCAGATTTAGAACATTTATTAGGGCAATATCAAGACGATGAAGCAAAGTATGCTGAAGTTGTAAAAGGATTGCCAATTGCAGATAATGCAAAATACGAATCTGGATTTAGTTTGTTCAAACACAAAATTCCAATGTGGATATTCTTATTTGTTTTGGTTGGATTAGCGGTTTGGGCATTCAGAAAAAATCTGTCTTTGATTCCGCTTTTGGGATTAATCTGCTGTTTGTACATGATGGCCGAATTAAGTGTATGGAACTGGATTTATTTCACCGTTTGGTTAATAGTCGGATTGCTGATTTATTTTGGCTACAGCCGAAAAAATAGTAAACTGAATACTGAAAATATAGTTTAA
- a CDS encoding DUF695 domain-containing protein yields MGFLDKILGKKEAPIQSNADFWNWFLKNEKEFFKTVQNGENINKEFFDKLVPKLDEVHDGIYFLTGMFDDKTAELVFTPDGIIKNIYAIEELVHSAPQIEGWKFTALKYGTDKDDFSINYEGEKFSTNNLKFYPTIHKNYPDEIDLTIVYNNYVEENKSQITNAVYIFLDNYLGELHSVTLIDNMKVLGSNDISEELIPIEKLKDYLIWREKEFVEKYEGTRHNTENDGYANYEGRTKEGLMVLSLMNTTLLEWDKKASHPWVFIISIPFEDCNNGGLPDERMYKLLDEIEEEIMSVLPDSDGYLNLGRETVNNKREIFFTCKDFRKPSKTADQLIKKYAGSFDISYEIYKDKYWQTFRHYEPR; encoded by the coding sequence ATGGGTTTTCTTGATAAAATATTGGGCAAAAAAGAAGCTCCAATACAATCTAATGCTGATTTTTGGAATTGGTTTTTAAAAAATGAAAAAGAGTTTTTTAAAACGGTTCAAAACGGAGAAAATATAAATAAAGAGTTTTTTGATAAACTAGTGCCAAAATTAGATGAAGTTCACGATGGTATTTATTTTTTAACTGGAATGTTTGATGATAAAACAGCTGAACTAGTTTTTACTCCAGACGGAATTATTAAAAATATCTATGCAATTGAAGAACTAGTTCATAGTGCTCCTCAAATTGAAGGCTGGAAATTTACAGCTCTTAAATATGGGACAGATAAAGATGATTTTAGTATTAATTATGAAGGAGAAAAATTTTCTACAAATAATTTAAAATTTTATCCAACCATTCATAAAAACTATCCTGATGAAATAGACCTTACTATTGTATATAATAATTATGTTGAAGAAAATAAATCGCAAATAACCAATGCGGTTTATATTTTCTTAGATAATTATTTAGGCGAATTGCATTCAGTTACTTTAATAGATAATATGAAAGTACTGGGATCAAATGATATTTCTGAAGAATTGATTCCTATCGAAAAATTGAAAGATTATTTAATTTGGAGAGAAAAGGAGTTCGTTGAAAAATACGAAGGAACGAGACATAATACAGAAAATGATGGTTATGCAAATTATGAAGGAAGAACTAAAGAGGGACTTATGGTTTTGTCTTTAATGAATACTACACTTTTAGAGTGGGATAAAAAAGCTTCGCATCCTTGGGTTTTTATCATTTCAATTCCTTTTGAAGATTGTAATAATGGAGGATTACCTGATGAAAGAATGTACAAATTGTTAGATGAAATTGAAGAGGAAATAATGTCCGTCTTACCAGATTCAGATGGTTATTTAAATCTTGGGAGAGAAACAGTAAACAATAAAAGAGAAATCTTTTTCACTTGTAAAGACTTCAGAAAACCATCAAAAACTGCAGATCAATTAATCAAAAAATATGCTGGTTCATTTGATATAAGCTACGAAATCTACAAAGATAAATACTGGCAAACGTTTAGACATTACGAGCCAAGATAA
- a CDS encoding aminotransferase class I/II-fold pyridoxal phosphate-dependent enzyme: MKNFNPADKIQDLQYFGEFGGVNPSISDSSTYTFLSAKTMFDTFEGNMEGCYLYSRHSSPSNLYLDQALAAMEGTETANVSASGMGAITPTLLQLCGAGDHIVSSRTIYGGTYAFLKNFTPRFGIETSFVDITKLDVVEASITPKTKVLYCETVSNPLLEVADIAGLAKIAKKHNLKLVVDNTFSPLSVSPAKLGADIVIHSLTKYINGSSDTVGGVTCASKEFINSLKNVNSGASMLLGPTMDSLRSASVMKNLRTLHIRIKQHSHNAHFLADMFEKDGLKTVYPGLKSHPSHELYKTMINPEYGFGGMLTIDVGTLEKANELMELMQERNLGYLAVSLGFYKTLFSAPGTSTSSEIPLEEQKEMGLTDGLIRFSIGLDNDIQRTYEMMRACMVELGVLNSVAIRQEVYTEIH; this comes from the coding sequence ATGAAAAACTTCAACCCAGCAGATAAAATTCAGGATTTACAATACTTTGGCGAATTTGGCGGTGTTAATCCGTCGATTTCTGATTCTTCTACTTATACTTTTCTTTCGGCGAAAACTATGTTTGATACTTTTGAGGGGAACATGGAAGGTTGTTATTTATATTCACGTCATTCTTCGCCTAGTAATTTGTATTTAGATCAGGCTTTGGCAGCGATGGAAGGAACAGAAACCGCGAATGTTTCGGCTTCTGGAATGGGAGCGATTACACCTACTCTATTACAATTATGTGGCGCTGGTGATCACATTGTTTCAAGCCGAACTATTTATGGTGGCACTTATGCTTTTTTGAAAAACTTTACACCAAGATTTGGCATCGAAACAAGCTTTGTTGACATTACTAAACTTGACGTTGTAGAAGCTTCAATTACGCCAAAAACGAAAGTTTTGTATTGCGAAACCGTTAGTAATCCCTTATTAGAAGTTGCTGATATTGCTGGTTTGGCTAAAATTGCTAAAAAGCATAATTTGAAGTTGGTTGTTGATAATACATTTTCACCATTATCGGTTTCTCCTGCAAAATTAGGTGCTGATATTGTGATTCATAGTTTGACAAAATACATTAACGGAAGCAGTGATACAGTTGGTGGCGTGACTTGTGCTTCCAAAGAGTTTATCAATTCTTTGAAAAATGTAAATTCGGGAGCAAGTATGCTTTTAGGACCAACGATGGACAGTCTGCGTTCTGCAAGTGTGATGAAAAACCTTAGAACACTTCATATCCGAATTAAACAACACAGTCATAATGCGCATTTTCTGGCTGATATGTTTGAAAAAGACGGTTTAAAAACGGTTTATCCGGGATTAAAAAGTCATCCGAGTCATGAATTGTATAAAACGATGATTAATCCTGAATATGGTTTCGGTGGCATGTTAACGATTGACGTTGGAACTTTAGAAAAAGCCAATGAATTAATGGAATTAATGCAGGAAAGAAATCTGGGTTATTTGGCTGTTAGTTTAGGTTTTTATAAAACATTATTCAGCGCGCCTGGGACTTCAACTTCTAGCGAGATTCCGTTGGAAGAACAGAAAGAAATGGGATTGACAGATGGCTTGATTCGTTTTTCTATTGGTTTGGATAATGATATTCAGCGTACTTACGAAATGATGAGGGCTTGCATGGTTGAACTTGGCGTTTTGAATTCCGTAGCCATTCGCCAAGAAGTTTACACAGAGATTCACTAA
- a CDS encoding Lrp/AsnC family transcriptional regulator translates to MTLDAIDKKLLVLLQTDSKKTTKELSLKLDLSVTAVYERIKKLEREGIIKNYVALVDKSKIEKGFVVFCHLKLIQHTKEFLTKFESEVIKLNEVLECHHVSGDYDYILKVLVKDMEAYREFLVTKLTSLQHIGSTQSMFMISEVKNSTVISF, encoded by the coding sequence ATGACTTTAGACGCCATAGATAAAAAACTGCTCGTTTTACTACAAACCGACAGTAAAAAAACAACCAAAGAATTATCCTTAAAATTGGATCTTTCTGTCACAGCAGTATACGAAAGAATCAAAAAGTTAGAACGCGAAGGCATAATAAAAAACTACGTCGCCTTAGTCGATAAATCTAAAATTGAGAAAGGTTTTGTAGTTTTTTGTCATTTAAAACTAATTCAACATACCAAAGAATTCTTGACCAAATTCGAAAGCGAAGTCATCAAACTAAATGAAGTTTTAGAATGCCATCACGTAAGTGGCGATTATGATTATATTCTAAAAGTTTTAGTAAAAGATATGGAAGCTTACAGAGAATTTCTAGTAACCAAACTCACCTCATTACAGCATATTGGAAGCACGCAAAGTATGTTTATGATTAGTGAGGTCAAGAATTCAACAGTGATTTCTTTTTAA
- the lpdA gene encoding dihydrolipoyl dehydrogenase, translating to MSSFDVVIIGSGPGGYVSAIRCAQLGFKTAIVEKYNSLGGTCLNVGCIPSKALLSSSHHYAEIAHFADHGIEVSGDVKINLEKMIARKQAVVDQTVGGINYLMDKNKITVFNGLGSFVDATHIAVAKADGTSETIEAKYTVIATGSKPSSLPFIKIDKERIITSTEALALKEVPKHLVIIGGGVIGIELGQVYLRLGAQVSVVEFMDRIIPGMDGALSKELTKVLKKQGMKFYVSHKVKSVERNGDAVVVQAENAKGETITLEGDYSLVSVGRRPYTDGLNADKAGVKISDRGQVEVNDHLQTNVPNIYAIGDVVRGAMLAHKAEEEGVMVAEILAGQKPHIDYNLIPGVVYTWPEVAAVGQTEEQLKAAGVAYKSGSFPFKALGRARASADLDGFVKILADEKTDEVLGVHMIGARTADLIAEAVTAMEFKASAEDISRMSHAHPTFAEAVKEAALAATENRALHV from the coding sequence ATGAGTTCATTTGACGTAGTCATTATAGGTTCAGGTCCTGGAGGATATGTATCAGCAATTCGTTGCGCACAATTAGGTTTCAAAACTGCAATTGTAGAAAAATATAATTCATTAGGCGGAACTTGCCTTAACGTAGGTTGTATTCCTTCAAAAGCATTATTATCTTCTTCACATCATTATGCAGAAATCGCTCATTTCGCAGATCACGGAATTGAAGTTTCTGGAGATGTAAAAATCAATTTAGAGAAAATGATCGCGCGCAAACAAGCCGTTGTAGATCAAACCGTAGGTGGAATCAACTACTTAATGGATAAAAATAAAATTACTGTTTTCAACGGTTTAGGTTCTTTCGTAGACGCAACGCACATTGCTGTTGCAAAAGCTGACGGAACTTCTGAAACTATCGAAGCAAAATATACTGTAATCGCTACAGGATCAAAACCATCTTCTTTGCCATTTATCAAAATCGATAAAGAAAGAATCATCACTTCTACTGAAGCTTTAGCTTTAAAAGAAGTTCCAAAACACTTAGTAATCATTGGTGGAGGAGTTATCGGAATCGAGCTTGGACAAGTTTACCTTCGTCTTGGTGCTCAGGTTTCTGTAGTAGAATTCATGGACAGAATCATTCCGGGAATGGATGGAGCTCTTTCTAAAGAATTGACTAAAGTATTGAAGAAACAAGGAATGAAATTCTACGTTTCTCATAAAGTAAAATCAGTTGAAAGAAACGGCGATGCTGTTGTTGTTCAAGCTGAAAATGCAAAAGGAGAAACAATCACTCTTGAAGGAGATTATTCATTAGTTTCTGTTGGTCGTCGTCCTTACACAGACGGATTAAACGCTGACAAAGCTGGAGTAAAAATCTCAGACAGAGGTCAGGTAGAAGTAAATGATCATTTACAAACTAATGTTCCAAATATCTATGCAATTGGTGACGTTGTTCGCGGAGCGATGTTAGCGCACAAAGCAGAGGAAGAAGGAGTAATGGTTGCTGAGATTTTAGCGGGTCAAAAACCACATATCGATTACAATTTAATTCCTGGTGTAGTTTACACTTGGCCAGAAGTTGCTGCAGTTGGACAAACTGAAGAGCAATTAAAAGCGGCTGGAGTTGCTTACAAATCGGGAAGTTTCCCTTTCAAAGCGTTAGGACGTGCAAGAGCAAGTGCTGACTTAGACGGATTCGTAAAAATCCTGGCTGATGAAAAAACAGATGAGGTTTTAGGAGTTCATATGATTGGTGCCCGTACAGCAGATTTAATTGCTGAAGCGGTTACGGCTATGGAATTCAAAGCTTCTGCTGAAGATATTTCAAGAATGAGCCACGCGCACCCAACTTTCGCGGAAGCGGTAAAAGAAGCAGCATTGGCAGCAACAGAAAATAGAGCTTTACACGTATAA
- a CDS encoding lipocalin family protein — MKNKYIAPVLLGATIAFLLYSCSSSTIPKNAQAVVDFDKAKYLGRWYEIARLDYKWERDLDNVTAEYSLNENGTIKVDNKGYNVKKDKWEQSIGKAKFVKKDNIGMLKVSFFGPFYSGYNVIAIDNDYKYVLVAGKSLDYMWLLSRDTTMPESIKADFLIKAQEIGYNVSNLIWVKHDKAH; from the coding sequence ATGAAAAATAAATATATAGCTCCTGTTTTACTTGGAGCAACAATCGCTTTCCTATTATATTCCTGCAGTAGTTCAACTATTCCTAAAAATGCACAAGCAGTCGTTGATTTTGACAAAGCCAAATATTTAGGAAGATGGTACGAAATTGCAAGATTGGATTACAAATGGGAAAGAGATTTAGATAATGTTACTGCCGAATATTCTCTTAACGAGAATGGAACCATAAAAGTCGATAATAAGGGCTATAATGTCAAAAAAGACAAATGGGAACAGAGCATCGGGAAAGCTAAATTTGTCAAAAAGGACAACATTGGTATGCTTAAGGTCTCATTTTTTGGTCCTTTTTATTCTGGATACAATGTAATCGCAATAGACAATGATTACAAATATGTTCTTGTTGCCGGAAAAAGTCTGGATTATATGTGGTTACTTTCCAGAGATACTACAATGCCGGAAAGTATAAAAGCAGATTTTTTAATTAAAGCTCAGGAAATTGGATATAATGTCTCTAATCTGATTTGGGTAAAACATGATAAAGCCCATTAA